The Salvelinus namaycush isolate Seneca chromosome 1, SaNama_1.0, whole genome shotgun sequence genome has a window encoding:
- the LOC120056250 gene encoding putative sodium-coupled neutral amino acid transporter 7, with protein sequence MAINSEAGDWAEAGSEDAGERVWLLQSPSVESVRPPLSDRERRGGVSATAAVFIVVNAALGAGLLNFPAAFNMAGGVIAGVVLQMSMLSFIISGLVILAYCSQVSNESTYQEVVRASCGKVTGVICEVAIAVYTFGTCIAFFIVIGDQLDRLIAAIAHLPDGVVGGHWYIDRKFTICVTAVLFILPLSIPKEIGFQKYASALSVVGTWYVTIVVILKYIWPDKEMTPGYIPTSPSSWSAVLNALPTICFSFQCHVSSVPVFNSMRRSELKPWGGVVTVGMIICLFVYTGTGVCGFLSFGSNVSQDVLMSYPPNDIAVAIARAFVVICVITSYPILHFCGRAVLEGLWLRCHGEQVELCVRRERRRRVLQTLVWFTITLVLALFIPDIGRVISLIGGLAACFIFVFPGLCLIQAKLSETEVRSASWHGMVVYGVLMVTIGTFIFGQTTTNAIYQDAIHYPDSQ encoded by the exons ATGGCGATTAACAGTGAGGCGGGTGACTGGGCCGAGGCTGGGAGTGAAGATGCTGGTGAGAGGGTGTGGCTACTGCAGAGCCCCAGTGTGGAGTCTGTTCGCCCCCCTTtgtcagacagggagaggaggggaggggtgtcTGCCACAGCCGCTGTCTTCATTGTGGTGAACGCTGCGCTGGGGGCAGGACTACTCAACTTCCCCGCCGCCTTCAACATGGCCGGAGGCGTGATTGCAGGGGTGGTGCTACAGATG TCCATGCTGAGTTTCATCATCAGCGGTCTGGTGATCCTGGCATACTGCTCCCAG GTCAGTAATGAGAGCACCTACCAGGAGGTGGTGCGGGCCTCGTGTGGGAAGGTCACCGGGGTAATCTGTGAGGTGGCCATTGCCGTCTACACCTTCGGCACCTGCATCGCCTTCTTTATCGTCATTGGAGACCAGCTGGACCGCT TGATAGCTGCAATAGCTCATTTGCCAGACGGTGTGGTCGGTGGTCACTGGTACATTGACCGTAAGTTCACCATTTGTGTGACCGCCGTCCTGTTCATtctgcctctctccatccccaaaGAGATTGGCTTCCAGAAATACGCCAG TGCGCTGAGTGTTGTTGGCACCTGGTATGTCACCATTGTGGTAATACTGAAATACATCTGGCCTGATAAAGAGATGACCCCTGGCTACATTCCAACCAG CCCGTCCTCCTGGAGTGCAGTGTTGAACGCCTTGCCCACCATATGCTTTAGCTTCCAG tGTCATGTGAGCAGTGTGCCAGTGTTTAACAGCATGAGAAGGAGTGAACTCAAGCCCTGGGGAGGTGTGGTCACCGTCGGCATGATCATCTGCCTCTTTGTCTACACtggcacag GTGTCTGTGGCTTTCTGTCATTTGGGTCTAACGTCAGTCAGGATGTGCTGATGTCATATCCTCCTAATGACATCGCTGTGGCGATTGCAAGGGCCTTCGTCGTCATCTGTGTTATCACCTCCTATCCCATTCTACACTTCTGTGGCCG GGCGGTGCTGGAGGGGCTATGGCTCCGTTGCCACGGCGAGCAGGTGGAATTGTGTGTGAGGCGTGAGCGGAGACGCAGAGTGTTGCAGACGCTTGTGTGGTTCACGATCACACTCGTCCTCGCACTCTTCATCCCCGACATTGGCCGAGTCATCTCCCTCATTGGAGGACTGGCAGCCTGCTTCATCTTTGTCTTCCCAG GTCTGTGTCTGATTCAAGCAAAACTCTCAGAAACAGAGGTCCGATCTGCTAG CTGGCATGGGATGGTGGTCTACGGTGTCCTCATGGTAACCATCGGCACTTTCATCTTTGGCCAGACCACCACCAATGCCATCTATCAAGACGCCATCCACTATCCGGACAGCCAATAG
- the LOC120056261 gene encoding lysosomal protective protein-like: MYFVSLVVYFLAVSCLTWADYAPDEVTELPGMSFKPNYRQWSGYLKASPGKFLHYWFVTSQRDPLKDPVVLWLNGGPGCSSLDGFLSENGPFHVNDDGATLYENKFSWNRIANVLYLESPAGVGYSYSDDQKYKTDDDEVADDNYLALQSFFAKFPNFTQNEFFIIGESYGGIYAPTLSQRVATGTAKINFKGFAVGNGLSSYALNDQSLIYFGYYHGLFGEQLWTDLNTNCCDKGTCNFFNNSKEACKTLLSQAFSIVYDSGLNEYALYMDCEGGVRARAYERSMSQLFRNYRKHWDNFQLLKVPSVTGQTPPVGEVPPCINSTAQMNWLNRGDVRKALHIPDTLPPWDICSDVVGGQYTNIYPTVKDVYLKLLSLGVRALVYNGDTDMACNFLGDKWFVEQLNQKTTTKYQSWISDDQIAGFYEQYGNITLLTVKGAGHMVPQWAPGPALDMFQSFLSNKPY, encoded by the exons ATGTATTTTGTTAGTTTGGTGGTGTATTTCCTTGCTGTTTCGTGTCTTACATGGGCTGACTACGCCCCTGACGAGGTAACCGAACTACCGGGAATGTCGTTTAAACCAAACTACCGGCAATGGTCAGGCTATTTGAAAGCCAGCCCAGGAAAGTTTCTCCATTACTG GTTTGTGACCTCACAGAGGGACCCACTGAAGGACCCTGTTGTGCTGTGGCTGAATGGAGGGCCAGGCTGCAGCTCGCTGGATGGCTTTCTGTCAGAGAACGGCCCCTTCCAT GTGAATGATGATGGGGCCACTCTGTATGAAAATAAGTTCAGCTGGAACAGGATCGCCAACGTTCTGTACCTAGAGTCCCCTGCAGGTGTGGGATACTCCTACTCTGACGACCAGAAGTACAAAACCGACGACGACGAG GTGGCTGATGACAACTACCTAGCTCTGCAGAGTTTCTTTGCCAAGTTTCCAAACTTCACACAGAATGAGTTCTTCATCATCGGTGAGAGTTATGGTGGGATATATGCCCCGACACTCAGCCAGCGTGTGGCCACAGGAACCGCAAAGATTAACTTCAAG GGCTTTGCAGTGGGTAATGGCCTCAGTAGCTATGCCCTGAATGACCAGTCTCTGATATACTTTGGTTACTACCACGGCCTCTTCGGAGAACA ACTGTGGACAGATCTGAACACAAACTGCTGTGATAAGGGAACATGTAACTTCTTCAACAacagcaaggaggcctgcaagaCACTG TTGAGCCAGGCCTTTAGTATTGTGTATGATTCTGGGCTGAATGAGTATGCTCTTTACATGGACTGTGAGGGTGGAGTCAGGGCCAGAGCGTATGAGAGGAGCATGAGCCAGCTCTTCAGGAACTACAGGAAGCACTGGGACAACTTCCAG CTGCTGAAGGTGCCGTCCGTCACTGGCCAAACTCCTCCTGTGGGTGAGGTCCCTCCCTGCATTAACAGCACAGCTCAGATGAACTGGCTCAACCGGGGTGATGTGAGGAAAGCCCTACACATCCCTGATACACTTCCACCCTGGGACATCTGCAG TGATGTGGTGGGAGGACAGTACACCAACATCTACCCGACAGTGAAGGATGTGTATCTGAAGTTGCTGTCTCTGGGTGTCCGGGCGCTGGTCTATAACGGAGACACTGACATGGCCTGCAACTTCCTGGGAGACAAGTGGTTTGTGGAACAGCTCAACCAGAAG ACAACCACCAAGTACCAGAGCTGGATATCTGATGATCAGATTGCCGGCTTCTACGAGCAGTATGGAAACATCACCCTCCTGACTGTGAAG GGCGCTGGTCACATGGTGCCGCAGTGGGCTCCAGGCCCCGCCTTAGACATGTTCCAGTCCTTCCTGTCAAACAAACCCTACTGA